One window of Nicotiana tomentosiformis chromosome 11, ASM39032v3, whole genome shotgun sequence genomic DNA carries:
- the LOC138901816 gene encoding uncharacterized protein, whose protein sequence is MWEDSHEEGSPPARWSEFVEASIDHFLSAETKAARAAKFEILKQGSMYVWKYHMRFVRLSKYAIYMFPTMEARVHQFVQGLSPLVIDEAATAALNSDMNYGNMVAFSQANETRKRKNKMERDGSSKARSPGNFGGSFGGGRSASRGGSSGPSQSFAQSSSTEASPDVVIGILVVQSHDVYALIDPGSTLYNVTPYVSMEFGIEPKQLHEAFSISTPVCESIVAARVNRDYVVMVRGRDTMDDLIELGMVDFDVIMGMSCVSREGIKVDPQKIANVKNWPRPTTLTEIHSLLGLAGYYRKLVEGFSTLSSSLTKMTKKAVKF, encoded by the exons atgtgggaggactcccatgaggaggggagccctccggcgagatggagtgagtttgtcGAAGCCTCCATCGATCATTTCTTATCTgctgagactaaggcagcccgtgccgccAAGTTTGAGATCCTGAAACAAGGTAGCATGTATGTGTGGAAGTATCATATGAGATTCGTGCGTCTGTCCAAGTATGCCATCTACATGtttcccactatggaggctagagtgcaccagtttgtgcagggccttagccccttggttattgatgaggccgctacagctgccttgaattcggatatgaactatggtaatatggtggcattttctcaagcaaATGAGACCCGCAAACGCAAAAATAAAATGGAGCGAGAtggtagcagcaaggcccggtccccgggcaactttggtggttcttttggtggtggtaggtcagcatccaggggagggtcatcaggtccatcccagtcttttgctcagtcttca AGtacagaggcttctccagatgttgtcataggtatattggttgttcaatctcatgatgtatatgctcttattgatcccggttccactttgtacaatgtcactccttatgtttctatggaatttgggatagagcCAAAACAGCTTCATGAggcgttctctatatctactccggttTGTGAGTCCATTGTGGCCGCGCGGGTTAATAGGGACTATGTTGTCatggtgcgtggtcgggacaccatggacgatctcattgaattggggatggttgattttgatgtaatcatgGGGAT GTCATgcgtctccagagaaggaattaaggttgatcctcagaagattgcaaatgtgaagaattggcctagacctactaccctaacagagattcacagtttattgggcttagctggatattataggaaacttgtggaggggttctctaccctTTCCTCTTCGTTGACTAAAATGACTAAGAAAGCGGTTAAGTtctaa